The following coding sequences lie in one Thermosulfuriphilus ammonigenes genomic window:
- a CDS encoding ATP-binding response regulator, producing MDHSDQKVPEKAVLVVDDDEMLLRIFEKRLTKAGYRAITARSALEGLNLLREHHPPVVVVDWMMPGMDGIEFCRQVRLDDQFKDTYLIMVTSLDAQDSKVYALEAGADDFLRKPINYEELIARIRVAFRIKDFQLEKQERIRLEGILEMAGAASHELNQPLQIILGKIELLLMELDPSHPLYTSLSVIKEQALRIASITKKIGRIVRYESKEYPGGMKMVDIHRSSEAGYSPEEY from the coding sequence ATGGATCATAGTGACCAAAAGGTGCCGGAGAAGGCCGTCCTGGTGGTGGACGATGACGAAATGTTACTCCGGATCTTTGAGAAAAGGCTGACAAAGGCGGGTTATCGGGCCATCACGGCTAGAAGCGCCCTCGAGGGTCTGAATCTCCTCAGAGAGCACCATCCGCCGGTAGTTGTTGTCGATTGGATGATGCCCGGGATGGATGGTATCGAGTTTTGTCGCCAGGTGCGTCTTGATGACCAGTTCAAGGATACCTATCTGATAATGGTCACCTCCCTTGATGCTCAAGACAGTAAGGTCTATGCCCTTGAGGCCGGGGCGGATGATTTTTTGCGCAAACCCATCAACTATGAAGAACTTATCGCCCGCATCCGGGTGGCCTTTCGGATCAAAGACTTCCAGCTTGAAAAACAGGAGCGAATCCGCCTTGAAGGGATCTTAGAGATGGCCGGAGCGGCCTCTCATGAACTTAATCAGCCCCTGCAGATCATCCTGGGCAAGATAGAGCTTCTCCTTATGGAGCTGGATCCATCCCATCCCCTTTACACCTCGCTTTCGGTGATCAAGGAGCAGGCCCTTCGTATCGCTAGCATTACCAAGAAGATTGGCCGCATTGTTCGCTATGAGAGTAAGGAGTATCCTGGTGGCATGAAGATGGTGGACATCCACCGCTCCTCCGAGGCCGGCTACTCTCCAGAAGAATATTAA
- a CDS encoding class I SAM-dependent methyltransferase — translation MEYQKVARAFDEQARAYDAWYEKNPLYGLELKALDLLGPFSQPSLEVGVGTGRFAGPLKVGFGLDPALSMLQIARRRGITVICGQAEALPFRSGVFRTVFCLFSLCFLVSPVKALEEASRVLGREGELRLAFINRASSWGRWYQEKAKEGHPLYSLAHFFDPEEVKLLVGRVGFEIKTAVSAIFNPPDHQRIGQETPRPGIDRRAGIIILALTKKQHHSN, via the coding sequence GTGGAATATCAAAAGGTAGCTCGAGCCTTTGATGAGCAGGCCCGGGCCTATGATGCCTGGTATGAGAAAAATCCTCTCTATGGCCTAGAGCTCAAGGCCCTCGATCTATTAGGGCCTTTTTCTCAGCCTTCTTTAGAGGTGGGAGTGGGAACGGGCCGATTCGCCGGGCCTCTTAAAGTGGGTTTTGGTCTTGACCCGGCTTTATCCATGCTCCAGATAGCCAGGAGACGGGGGATTACGGTTATTTGTGGGCAGGCGGAGGCTTTACCTTTCAGAAGTGGAGTCTTTCGAACTGTCTTTTGTCTATTTAGTCTCTGTTTTTTGGTCTCCCCGGTAAAGGCCCTTGAAGAGGCTAGCCGGGTTCTTGGCCGGGAAGGTGAACTCCGATTGGCCTTTATCAACCGGGCTTCTTCCTGGGGGAGATGGTATCAGGAGAAGGCCAAAGAGGGTCATCCCCTTTATAGCCTGGCCCACTTTTTTGATCCCGAAGAGGTGAAGTTACTAGTAGGTCGGGTCGGCTTTGAGATAAAGACGGCCGTTTCGGCCATCTTTAATCCACCTGACCATCAAAGGATAGGGCAGGAGACACCCCGACCGGGGATTGATCGCCGGGCAGGAATAATTATTCTGGCTTTAACCAAAAAGCAACATCACTCTAACTAA
- a CDS encoding Mrp/NBP35 family ATP-binding protein, with product MVTREQVIEALKGVKDPELGRSLVDLGMIRDLFIDQGRVKVVVALTIAGCPLKSQIREDVRAAVASLEGVESVEVELTAMTPEEREKIFGRRSQEEEARGIKDVRHIIAVASGKGGVGKTTVAVNLAVALAQKGLKAGILDADIHGPDVHILMGLEGERPFTREGMLIPPERYGVKVVSMGLLAPEGQPIVWRGPLIMKALKEFAAHVEWGVLDFLLVDLPPGTGDAPLTVAQSFPLRGAIIVTTPQKVALSDVARCVGMFEDLKVPTIGLIENMSFLRLIRPDGSEEKVDIFGEGGGEKMAQQLRVPFLGKIPLEPQVREGGDRGKPAALDPTSNVGAIFAQIAEKVRARAVELERLKACSP from the coding sequence ATGGTTACTAGGGAGCAAGTGATTGAGGCCCTCAAGGGGGTAAAGGACCCCGAACTTGGTCGGAGCCTGGTGGACTTGGGGATGATCAGAGACCTCTTTATAGACCAGGGGCGGGTGAAGGTGGTTGTCGCTTTAACTATTGCCGGTTGTCCGCTGAAGTCCCAGATTCGAGAGGATGTCCGGGCCGCCGTAGCCTCCCTTGAGGGAGTGGAGTCGGTGGAGGTGGAGCTGACGGCTATGACCCCTGAAGAGCGGGAGAAGATCTTTGGACGCCGGTCTCAGGAAGAGGAGGCCCGGGGGATAAAAGATGTCCGCCATATAATAGCTGTCGCCAGCGGAAAAGGCGGTGTAGGCAAAACCACTGTAGCCGTCAACCTGGCGGTAGCCTTGGCTCAGAAAGGGCTTAAGGCCGGCATTCTCGATGCCGATATCCATGGTCCAGATGTCCATATCTTGATGGGCCTGGAGGGTGAAAGGCCCTTTACCCGAGAGGGTATGCTTATTCCTCCAGAAAGATACGGGGTGAAGGTGGTCTCCATGGGGCTTCTGGCCCCGGAGGGGCAACCTATTGTCTGGCGGGGGCCGCTCATTATGAAGGCCCTTAAAGAGTTTGCGGCTCACGTGGAGTGGGGTGTTCTGGATTTCCTCCTGGTCGATCTTCCTCCTGGCACAGGTGATGCTCCCTTAACCGTGGCCCAGAGTTTTCCCCTCCGGGGAGCCATTATTGTCACCACCCCTCAGAAAGTCGCCCTCTCTGATGTCGCCCGCTGTGTAGGCATGTTTGAGGATCTCAAGGTGCCGACGATCGGCCTGATCGAGAACATGTCCTTTTTGCGATTGATTCGTCCAGACGGCTCTGAGGAAAAGGTAGATATCTTTGGTGAGGGTGGGGGAGAGAAAATGGCCCAGCAACTAAGGGTTCCCTTTTTGGGCAAAATCCCTCTCGAACCTCAAGTAAGAGAGGGAGGGGATCGAGGTAAACCGGCCGCCCTAGACCCTACCAGTAATGTTGGGGCTATTTTTGCCCAAATTGCCGAAAAAGTAAGGGCTAGGGCTGTAGAGCTGGAAAGACTTAAGGCCTGTTCTCCCTAA
- a CDS encoding NifB/NifX family molybdenum-iron cluster-binding protein, which yields MKICFTAKGKEISAPMEESFGRSPYFLFYETSSGNVETLENPYLESQGAGIKVASLVAEKGARVVVTGRVGPKAREALKRLGIQVITGSWSSVEEALRTGNLGEIS from the coding sequence ATGAAGATCTGTTTTACGGCTAAGGGTAAGGAAATTTCTGCTCCTATGGAGGAGAGTTTCGGTCGAAGCCCGTATTTTCTCTTCTATGAGACCAGCTCAGGCAACGTGGAGACTTTAGAGAATCCTTATCTTGAGTCACAGGGGGCGGGAATAAAAGTCGCCTCTTTGGTGGCTGAAAAGGGAGCTCGGGTGGTAGTTACTGGACGGGTGGGGCCAAAGGCCCGAGAGGCTCTTAAGCGCCTGGGAATTCAGGTAATTACTGGGAGCTGGTCCTCGGTAGAGGAGGCCCTTCGGACGGGCAACTTGGGAGAGATCTCTTAA
- a CDS encoding NAD(P)/FAD-dependent oxidoreductase produces MRETEVYDVLIIGTGPAGLQAGIHAARKKIRVILFGHPQASALYRAHLENLCFVSGKRDGQELLSIGLEQVRHFGATVVEEDVVKTAQEGDLFMVETESGRKFYGLSLIFATGVSRKGLGLKKEKELIGRGVSYCVDCDANFYRGARVAVVGNESAAAFGALTLLKYASKVYLIAKDLKVAPELEKELRESQVELLLGRWIKEIRGAERLEGVILDDGHPLELDGLFIELGAKGAMELAATLGVMLDPEKFTYIVTNKRQETNIDGIYAAGDICGPPLQVAKALGEGCIAGLEASSYAIKKRKALFNS; encoded by the coding sequence ATGAGAGAAACAGAGGTTTATGATGTGCTTATCATCGGAACAGGGCCAGCTGGTCTTCAGGCCGGGATTCACGCCGCCCGCAAGAAGATCCGGGTTATCCTTTTTGGCCATCCCCAGGCCAGTGCCCTTTATCGAGCCCACCTGGAAAATCTCTGTTTCGTTTCCGGGAAGAGAGATGGCCAAGAACTGTTATCTATTGGTCTGGAACAGGTCCGACATTTTGGGGCCACGGTGGTAGAGGAGGACGTGGTTAAGACCGCCCAGGAAGGTGATCTCTTCATGGTAGAGACAGAAAGCGGACGCAAATTTTACGGTCTCTCCTTGATTTTCGCCACTGGAGTCAGTCGAAAGGGTTTGGGTCTTAAAAAGGAGAAGGAACTTATCGGTCGGGGAGTGAGCTATTGTGTGGACTGTGATGCTAACTTTTACCGAGGAGCCCGGGTGGCCGTTGTAGGCAATGAAAGTGCCGCAGCCTTTGGGGCCCTAACCCTCTTAAAATACGCTTCCAAAGTCTATCTCATCGCCAAGGATCTTAAAGTGGCTCCGGAGTTGGAGAAAGAGCTCCGGGAGAGCCAGGTGGAGCTCCTTCTCGGTCGCTGGATAAAGGAGATTCGAGGGGCGGAAAGGCTGGAAGGGGTTATTCTTGACGACGGCCATCCTCTAGAACTTGATGGCCTCTTTATTGAGCTTGGGGCCAAGGGAGCCATGGAGCTGGCCGCCACTTTAGGGGTCATGCTTGATCCCGAAAAGTTTACCTATATTGTTACTAACAAGAGACAGGAGACTAACATAGACGGGATCTATGCCGCCGGTGACATCTGTGGCCCTCCCCTTCAGGTAGCTAAGGCCCTGGGAGAGGGCTGTATTGCTGGTCTTGAGGCCTCAAGCTATGCCATAAAGAAGAGAAAGGCCCTCTTCAACTCTTAA
- a CDS encoding DNA gyrase inhibitor YacG, which translates to MGSRLKTRKVRCPICGKKALWEGNPFRPFCSERCKLIDLGSWLKEDYRLTTGPEGVEELHFPEEEKKE; encoded by the coding sequence ATGGGTAGTCGCCTGAAGACTCGAAAGGTTCGCTGTCCCATCTGCGGTAAAAAGGCCCTCTGGGAAGGAAATCCCTTCCGACCCTTCTGCTCTGAACGATGTAAGTTGATTGATCTTGGCAGTTGGCTTAAAGAGGACTATCGCTTAACCACTGGTCCGGAGGGGGTGGAGGAACTTCATTTTCCAGAGGAGGAGAAGAAGGAATGA